The Paenalcaligenes faecalis genome has a window encoding:
- a CDS encoding bifunctional hydroxymethylpyrimidine kinase/phosphomethylpyrimidine kinase produces the protein MFATPTPVVLVFAPLDPTGAMYLPADAISCAAVGCHALSIVTATHIQDTTHTEQITLSSPDFIHDQMRCLLEDINVHSIKAGPIYSIDSASVLAQIAADYTDLPLVLHLQSIPDESIVNNDADVDEITDAIFQLVLPQTDLVVADQTLLNQWQAEGLLSDEQDPIKNLLDFGTQWVFCSLPGTTDSGVLHQLYNQDGLQQQWSSTAQSDRLQDTEGLLCATISAFLAQGLRMVDACAAAVQYADQAALHSFQAGMGHRIINQAFKQN, from the coding sequence ATGTTTGCAACCCCTACGCCCGTGGTGCTGGTTTTTGCACCTTTAGACCCTACGGGGGCCATGTACCTGCCCGCTGACGCGATTAGTTGCGCCGCTGTGGGCTGTCATGCACTCAGCATTGTGACCGCTACGCATATACAAGACACGACCCACACCGAACAGATCACACTGAGCTCCCCAGATTTTATTCATGACCAAATGCGTTGCCTGCTAGAGGACATCAATGTCCACAGTATCAAGGCAGGCCCTATTTATAGCATTGATAGCGCCAGTGTCTTAGCCCAAATAGCAGCAGACTATACCGATTTACCGTTAGTTCTACACTTGCAGTCCATTCCGGATGAAAGCATTGTAAACAATGATGCTGATGTAGATGAAATTACTGATGCTATTTTTCAATTAGTGCTACCGCAAACCGATTTAGTTGTTGCAGATCAAACCTTATTAAATCAATGGCAAGCCGAAGGCTTATTATCCGATGAACAAGACCCCATAAAAAATCTATTAGATTTTGGAACCCAATGGGTATTTTGCTCGTTACCTGGTACCACTGACTCTGGTGTATTGCATCAACTCTATAATCAAGACGGCTTACAACAACAATGGAGCAGCACAGCCCAATCTGACCGACTGCAGGACACCGAAGGACTGTTATGTGCCACTATTAGTGCTTTTTTGGCCCAAGGCCTACGCATGGTGGACGCCTGCGCTGCAGCAGTGCAATACGCAGATCAAGCTGCTTTGCATTCATTCCAAGCAGGAATGGGACATCGCATTATAAACCAAGCTTTTAAGCAGAACTAG
- a CDS encoding rubredoxin, whose amino-acid sequence MSTWMCLICGWIYDEEAGLPEEGIAPGTKWEDVPPNWVCPECGARKEDFEMIEV is encoded by the coding sequence ATGAGTACATGGATGTGTTTAATCTGTGGTTGGATTTATGACGAAGAAGCCGGTTTGCCCGAAGAAGGCATTGCTCCCGGTACTAAATGGGAAGACGTACCTCCCAATTGGGTGTGTCCAGAATGTGGCGCACGCAAAGAAGACTTTGAGATGATCGAAGTATAG
- a CDS encoding YqgE/AlgH family protein, giving the protein MSTNALSSTTPHVDFSRQLLVAMPGMVSGSLADTVIYICEHSAQGALGLVINRPTDMTVGDLLTRLDVELSLEIGVRQAFPVYFGGPVQTDRGFVLHTPVGEYSSSINMGDMALTTSLDVLQEIAAGSGPDQLLVTLGYAGWGEGQLEDEMAQGAWLHVEANLDILFAIPASERYQAALAQLGIDPIMLTGAAGHA; this is encoded by the coding sequence ATGTCTACTAATGCTCTTTCATCAACGACTCCTCATGTCGATTTTTCGCGTCAGCTACTGGTTGCTATGCCCGGCATGGTAAGTGGTAGCCTTGCGGATACCGTTATCTATATCTGTGAACACAGTGCCCAAGGCGCCTTAGGGCTTGTGATCAATCGCCCAACGGATATGACGGTAGGCGATTTACTAACACGTCTCGATGTAGAGCTCTCTCTAGAAATCGGGGTGCGCCAAGCGTTCCCTGTCTATTTTGGTGGGCCAGTACAGACGGATCGTGGTTTTGTATTACATACGCCCGTTGGCGAGTACAGCTCCAGTATTAATATGGGGGATATGGCGCTGACAACCTCTTTAGATGTGCTCCAAGAAATTGCGGCGGGTAGTGGGCCAGATCAATTGCTGGTTACGTTAGGCTATGCAGGCTGGGGTGAAGGGCAGCTTGAGGATGAAATGGCTCAGGGGGCTTGGCTGCACGTAGAGGCCAATCTTGATATCTTATTTGCCATACCGGCCTCAGAACGCTATCAGGCGGCGTTAGCTCAATTGGGCATTGACCCTATTATGTTAACAGGGGCCGCCGGACATGCCTGA
- the ruvX gene encoding Holliday junction resolvase RuvX gives MPDAGSTLLCFDYGLKKIGVAIGNTLTNHARPLTILRPVTKIERFAQIEALLKEWQPDAIVVGLPLTTQGEEQYASLRCRRFANQLHGRYGLSIHLMDERGSSMEAQAILANHDDDDAVAAAVILQRWLDQPRT, from the coding sequence ATGCCTGATGCTGGCAGCACACTGTTGTGTTTTGATTATGGTTTAAAAAAAATAGGGGTTGCCATCGGTAATACCTTAACGAATCATGCGCGGCCATTAACTATTTTGCGTCCCGTCACTAAAATTGAACGCTTTGCCCAAATCGAAGCCTTATTAAAAGAATGGCAACCTGATGCCATCGTAGTGGGTTTGCCATTGACCACGCAGGGCGAGGAGCAGTACGCCTCTTTGCGTTGTAGGCGTTTTGCTAATCAACTACATGGTCGATATGGCTTATCTATCCATTTGATGGATGAGCGTGGGTCCAGCATGGAGGCCCAAGCCATTTTGGCGAATCATGATGATGACGATGCCGTGGCTGCAGCGGTTATTTTACAACGTTGGCTGGATCAACCCCGTACATGA
- a CDS encoding lysophospholipid acyltransferase family protein, with the protein MKIVRFSWRLVALLCLVLIGLVLLAFLFPIINQARRQKINQCWSRCLLFLCGVQTCYYGSQIKDRPILMVLNHVSWLDIFVISAARSTVFVAKSEVRQWPVLGWLVAGVGTIFIERGQRQAIKQVAEQMKTTFAQNQAVGLFPEGTTSDGLGVQDFHTSLFQAAISTAIDIQPVALRFYDGSQRSARVAFVGQQSLLQNVWLLLSQSGTRIECDFLPVLAHIHNAEQGRVATAQQAQQAIVDAVLKGL; encoded by the coding sequence ATGAAAATAGTTCGTTTTAGTTGGCGGCTTGTGGCATTGCTGTGTTTGGTGCTGATAGGTTTGGTGCTTTTGGCTTTTTTGTTTCCTATTATCAATCAAGCTCGTCGTCAAAAAATCAACCAATGCTGGTCACGCTGTCTGCTGTTTCTGTGCGGTGTGCAGACTTGTTATTATGGCTCACAAATTAAAGATCGCCCCATACTAATGGTGCTCAATCATGTGTCATGGTTGGATATTTTTGTCATTAGTGCAGCAAGATCCACCGTTTTTGTTGCTAAAAGCGAGGTTCGTCAGTGGCCTGTATTAGGCTGGTTAGTGGCTGGAGTAGGCACTATATTTATAGAGCGTGGCCAGCGCCAAGCCATTAAGCAGGTCGCAGAGCAAATGAAAACGACATTTGCGCAGAATCAGGCTGTGGGTCTTTTCCCAGAGGGGACGACTTCAGACGGGTTAGGGGTGCAGGATTTTCATACCAGCTTATTTCAAGCCGCAATTAGCACAGCGATTGATATTCAGCCCGTGGCATTACGTTTTTACGATGGAAGTCAACGAAGCGCACGCGTAGCCTTTGTCGGACAGCAAAGCTTGTTACAAAATGTTTGGCTGTTATTAAGTCAATCCGGCACGCGCATAGAGTGTGATTTTTTACCGGTTCTGGCTCATATACACAATGCCGAGCAAGGTCGTGTCGCTACCGCCCAGCAAGCACAGCAAGCCATAGTGGATGCGGTACTAAAAGGGCTGTAG
- a CDS encoding symmetrical bis(5'-nucleosyl)-tetraphosphatase gives MNTHDTWVIGDVQGCANSLRQLLAQPELNQPHSRYLFVGDLVNRGPDSLGVLRLIQELGDRAQTVLGNHDIHLLGVAAGVRNTSPSDTLDAILEAEDSVELINWLRYQPLAIHTEGHLIIHAGLHPSWKLKNVLALAKKVQKTLRADDWKTRIAALFGNKPEQWSTDLNGIDLQRYTVNALTRLRHFDATGNIDTKYKGGPNPDLGLTPWFAMPNRRIEMPVVFGHWSTLGLHLQADAMGIDTGCLWGGQLTAIRLSDRKTIQVPNSDGELQPF, from the coding sequence ATGAACACACACGACACATGGGTTATAGGTGATGTACAGGGTTGTGCGAATAGCCTGCGGCAACTCCTTGCTCAGCCTGAATTAAATCAACCACATAGTCGATATCTATTTGTAGGGGATTTAGTTAATCGAGGCCCTGACTCTCTAGGCGTATTGCGTCTTATTCAAGAATTAGGTGATAGAGCACAAACGGTCTTGGGCAACCATGATATTCATTTACTAGGCGTAGCGGCAGGTGTACGGAACACCAGTCCCTCGGATACCTTAGACGCTATCTTAGAGGCCGAGGACAGCGTAGAACTCATTAACTGGTTACGTTATCAACCTCTTGCTATCCATACCGAAGGCCATCTGATTATCCACGCTGGCCTGCATCCTAGCTGGAAACTAAAAAACGTACTGGCCTTAGCTAAAAAGGTGCAAAAAACACTACGTGCCGACGACTGGAAAACACGTATTGCAGCTCTATTTGGTAATAAACCGGAACAATGGAGCACCGATTTAAACGGCATCGATCTACAACGCTATACGGTCAATGCACTCACACGTCTACGTCATTTTGATGCGACAGGCAACATAGACACTAAATATAAAGGTGGGCCAAATCCTGACTTGGGATTAACGCCTTGGTTTGCTATGCCCAACCGACGCATTGAGATGCCCGTCGTGTTTGGACACTGGTCTACCCTAGGCTTGCACCTACAGGCTGACGCAATGGGCATAGATACAGGGTGTTTATGGGGCGGTCAATTAACAGCGATACGTCTGTCTGACCGAAAAACCATTCAAGTCCCAAACAGTGATGGTGAGCTACAGCCCTTTTAG